A DNA window from Loxodonta africana isolate mLoxAfr1 chromosome 7, mLoxAfr1.hap2, whole genome shotgun sequence contains the following coding sequences:
- the LOC100656447 gene encoding olfactory receptor 51B5-like, giving the protein MWPNSSSSSFLLTGFPGLETSHHWISTPLFFVYISVFFGNGTLLLLIKEDHNLHEPMYYFLAMLAATDLGVTLTTMPTVLGVLWLDHREIGNGACFSQAYFIHSLSFVESGVLLAMAYDRFVAIRNPLRYTSILTNTRVVKICLGVLLRGFVSVIPPIMPLYFFPYCHSHILSHAFCLHQDIIKLACVDVTFNRLYPVVLVVLILVLDSLTILLSYVLILKTVLSIASKERSKALNTCVSHICCVLVFYVTVIGLSLIHRFGKSVPHVVHLIMSYVYFLFPPLMNPIIYSVKTKQIQRGILRFFTTHRVGA; this is encoded by the coding sequence ATGTGGCCTAACAGCAGCTCCAGTTCCTTCCTACTGACTGGCTTTCCAGGCTTGGAGACATCTCACCACTGGATTTCCACACCCTTATTTTTTGTCTACATCTCTGTCTTTTTTGGCAATGGTACCCTCCTCCTTCTCATCAAGGAAGATCACAATCTTCATGAGCCCATGTACTACTTCCTGGCCATGCTGGCAGCCACAGACTTAGGGGTGACCTTGACTACAATGCCCACGGTGCTGGGAGTCCTCTGGTTGGATCACAGGGAGATAGGAAATGGAGCCTGCTTTTCCCAAGCCTACTTTATACACTCACTTTCGTTTGTAGAGTCCGGTGTTCTGCttgccatggcctatgaccgttttGTTGCCATCCGCAATCCCCTTAGATATACCTCCATCCTCACCAATACTAGAGTGGTGAAGATTTGCCTGGGAGTTCTGTTAAGGGGATTTGTATCTGTCATTCCCCCTATCATGCCCCTCTATTTTTTCCCCTATTGCCACTCCCACATCCTTTCCCATGCATTCTGCCTTCACCAGGATATCATCAAACTGGCCTGTGTGGATGTTACCTTCAATCGTCTGTATCCAGTTGTACTTGTGGTCCTCATACTTGTGCTGGATTCTCTGACTATCCTCCTCTCCTATGTATTGATACTTAAGACTGTCCTGAGCATTGCCTCCAAAGAGAGATCCAAGGCCCTTAATACCTGTGTCTCTCATATCTGCTGTGTCCTGGTTTTCTATGTCACAGTGATTGGATTGTCCCTGATTCATCGGTTTGGGAAGTCGGTTCCACATGTTGTCCATCTCATTATGAGctatgtgtattttcttttccctccCTTAATGAACCCTATAATCTACAGTGTTAAGACCAAGCAGATCCAGCGTGGCATTCTCCGCTTTTTTACTACCCATAGAGTTGGAGCTTGA